A region from the Lentimonas sp. CC4 genome encodes:
- a CDS encoding NAD(P)/FAD-dependent oxidoreductase: MNNDEKCPSIGHASDTDSSGLSHWTVCQACHGEGKVSHRPTKRARNRYKRALLAAAGGTASEQPTPLVDHIDDCDECQGAGLKESSAVTLPNTSYPNIAIIGGGLGGLALAVACRHRGIPFSIYERDDHFEQRSQGYGLTMQQASKALEGFGISELQEGITSTKHVVHKTDGEVVGEWGLRKWGKPSSNTSPRRRNVHVPRQSLRNQLLKALGGHDMVQWNHKFLDYQECEAHVNLRFQVGNDDSIKTVQSDIVVGADGIRGSVRQQLIGDAATPLRYLDCIVILGICPLENIEDSTLLNGETVFQTANGNERIYMMPYSASTIMWQLSFPLPETEAKSLNRQGAQALKEEALRRCPAWHTPIPQIIAETPVALVSGYPAYDRELLTSDLLPENSHVTLIGDAAHPMSPFKGQGANQALLDALSLARSIHKTNITTKGSVTKALLEFKVEMLARSAIKVKASADAARFLHTDVAIRAGNMPRGSTRGDESRA; the protein is encoded by the coding sequence ATGAACAACGACGAGAAGTGCCCTAGTATCGGCCACGCATCAGATACCGATAGCTCAGGCCTCTCCCATTGGACGGTGTGTCAGGCCTGTCATGGAGAAGGGAAAGTGAGTCATCGACCTACGAAACGAGCTCGAAATCGCTACAAACGAGCGCTACTGGCAGCTGCAGGGGGCACCGCCTCTGAGCAGCCCACTCCACTGGTGGATCACATTGATGACTGCGATGAATGCCAGGGCGCAGGCCTAAAAGAATCTAGCGCAGTTACTCTACCGAATACGAGCTACCCCAACATTGCGATCATTGGTGGTGGTCTCGGCGGACTAGCTCTGGCGGTGGCCTGTCGACACCGCGGCATCCCTTTTTCGATCTACGAACGCGATGATCATTTTGAGCAACGCTCTCAAGGCTACGGGTTGACGATGCAACAAGCCAGCAAAGCACTTGAGGGCTTTGGTATCTCTGAACTGCAAGAAGGCATCACCTCCACCAAACATGTCGTGCATAAGACAGACGGTGAAGTGGTTGGAGAGTGGGGATTGAGAAAATGGGGAAAACCTAGTTCAAATACCTCCCCGAGGCGGCGCAATGTGCACGTCCCTCGGCAGTCACTACGCAACCAACTACTCAAGGCTCTAGGAGGCCATGACATGGTTCAATGGAATCATAAGTTCCTGGATTACCAAGAGTGCGAGGCGCATGTGAACCTTCGTTTCCAGGTGGGGAATGATGACTCGATCAAAACGGTTCAATCAGACATAGTGGTCGGCGCAGATGGTATTCGTGGTTCGGTTCGACAGCAATTGATCGGCGACGCGGCGACGCCGCTACGTTACTTAGATTGCATTGTAATTTTGGGGATTTGCCCTTTAGAAAACATCGAAGACTCTACGCTGTTGAATGGAGAAACAGTGTTTCAAACCGCCAATGGCAACGAACGTATTTACATGATGCCGTATTCGGCAAGCACCATCATGTGGCAGCTCAGTTTTCCTTTACCGGAAACAGAGGCCAAATCACTCAACCGACAAGGAGCCCAAGCACTCAAAGAGGAAGCGCTTCGCAGATGCCCAGCGTGGCACACCCCGATCCCTCAAATTATCGCAGAGACACCTGTGGCTCTGGTTTCCGGCTACCCCGCCTACGACCGTGAGCTCTTAACGAGTGACCTGTTGCCTGAGAATTCGCACGTGACACTCATTGGAGATGCCGCCCACCCGATGAGTCCCTTCAAAGGGCAAGGAGCGAACCAAGCATTACTCGATGCCCTCTCATTGGCTCGTTCCATTCACAAGACAAACATCACGACTAAAGGATCGGTCACAAAAGCCCTACTCGAGTTCAAAGTCGAGATGCTAGCCAGAAGTGCGATCAAAGTGAAAGCCTCGGCAGACGCAGCACGCTTCTTGCACACCGATGTCGCAATAAGAGCGGGCAATATGCCACGCGGATCGACTCGAGGAGACGAGTCAAGGGCATAG
- a CDS encoding adenine phosphoribosyltransferase, translating to MNIESYIRTTPDFPKPGIIFRDFTPLLADGPAFKALIDQLKERYVGKPIDVVVGIEARGFVLASALAYALGAGTVLIRKEGKLPHETHAQEYELEYGSSVLEISRDAFQEGQRILVVDDVLATGGTVGAALKLIQGHFSVAIEALVFLMELDDLKGREKLSDLPIHSVFHY from the coding sequence ATGAATATCGAATCCTACATCCGCACGACGCCAGACTTTCCGAAGCCGGGCATCATCTTTCGCGATTTCACGCCTTTGCTCGCTGACGGCCCTGCTTTTAAAGCTTTGATCGATCAGTTAAAAGAACGTTACGTGGGGAAGCCGATCGATGTGGTGGTTGGTATCGAAGCGCGAGGATTCGTTTTAGCGTCTGCGTTGGCCTACGCGTTGGGCGCTGGCACGGTGCTTATCCGTAAGGAGGGTAAACTACCACATGAAACACATGCACAAGAATATGAGCTAGAGTATGGCTCCAGTGTGCTGGAGATCAGTCGCGACGCCTTTCAGGAGGGGCAACGCATCTTGGTGGTCGACGATGTGTTGGCGACTGGTGGCACCGTGGGTGCTGCGCTCAAACTAATCCAAGGCCACTTTTCAGTCGCAATCGAAGCGCTCGTTTTCTTGATGGAACTAGATGATCTAAAGGGGCGTGAAAAATTGTCGGATTTACCGATTCATTCCGTTTTCCACTACTAG
- the hpt gene encoding hypoxanthine phosphoribosyltransferase gives MGEQGLQKTLISKEEIAEIVAKLGSEITECYKDSDKELIVVGLLRGSFIFMADLVREIKCPMVTDFMTISSYGDDTISSGDVKVVMDLDESITDRDVLLVEDIIDTGNTFSKVIRMLEGRTPASLRICTLLNKPSRRKVEVPIDFCGIDIPDEFVCGYGLDYAQKFRNVPYIGIYEGPVE, from the coding sequence ATGGGCGAACAAGGACTTCAAAAAACACTAATTTCAAAAGAAGAAATTGCCGAAATCGTAGCAAAGCTTGGTAGCGAGATCACTGAATGCTATAAAGACTCCGACAAGGAACTGATCGTCGTGGGTCTCTTGCGTGGGTCGTTTATATTTATGGCCGACCTAGTGCGCGAAATCAAATGCCCGATGGTCACCGACTTCATGACGATCTCCAGCTATGGTGACGACACCATCAGCTCAGGTGATGTAAAAGTGGTGATGGATCTCGACGAGTCCATTACCGATCGCGACGTGCTGCTGGTGGAAGACATCATCGATACTGGGAACACTTTTAGTAAAGTGATCCGTATGCTCGAAGGTCGCACCCCTGCTTCGCTACGTATTTGCACACTGCTCAATAAACCTTCTCGCCGAAAAGTCGAAGTCCCTATCGATTTCTGCGGCATTGATATCCCAGACGAATTTGTCTGCGGCTATGGGCTCGATTACGCTCAGAAGTTCCGCAACGTGCCTTACATCGGCATCTACGAAGGTCCCGTTGAGTAG
- a CDS encoding NCS2 family permease: protein MFKLQENNTTVRTEVIGGFTTFLTMAYIIFVNPMILSQAGMDKPALITATCLAACVSTLLVAFWAKVPFAMAPGMGLNAFFTYTLVLGQGLTWQTALGVVFVSGVAFLILTLAGIREKVVSAIPLSLRIATAAGIGLFITFIGLKNLGLVVDNPATLVSIGQLTCPVLIGLGALVLITILEVKKVKGSILIGIFAATIAGILLGEVHLDGVFSAPPSLAPLAFQLDILGALKWGLAGAIFSFMFVDLFDSIGTIVACSYEAGHVEKDGTIKHIDKVLEADAVATIAGSLMGTSTTTTYIESAAGIADGARTGLASVVTGCLFLVGLFCAPLIGAVPAFATAPALIIVGVFMFRNIKQIDFIDFKNAVPAFLTMILMPLTFSIATGLTVGFLSYVIIAVCCGDLKRVSPVMWVVGLLSAINLAVTVAN from the coding sequence ATGTTTAAGCTCCAAGAAAATAACACTACGGTTCGAACAGAAGTCATTGGCGGCTTCACGACCTTCCTGACGATGGCCTACATCATCTTCGTCAATCCGATGATCCTCAGTCAGGCAGGCATGGATAAACCGGCTCTGATTACAGCCACCTGCCTCGCGGCCTGTGTTAGCACGCTGTTAGTTGCCTTCTGGGCTAAAGTGCCCTTTGCCATGGCTCCGGGAATGGGGCTCAATGCCTTCTTTACTTATACACTGGTGCTCGGCCAAGGCCTCACTTGGCAAACGGCATTGGGCGTGGTATTCGTGTCCGGCGTCGCCTTCTTGATACTGACGCTCGCGGGGATTCGAGAAAAAGTGGTGTCGGCCATTCCATTATCTCTACGTATTGCGACTGCAGCAGGTATCGGTCTGTTTATTACTTTCATCGGCTTAAAGAACCTCGGCTTAGTCGTCGATAACCCCGCAACGCTCGTTTCGATCGGTCAACTCACCTGCCCCGTTCTGATTGGACTTGGCGCCCTAGTGCTGATCACCATTCTAGAAGTTAAAAAGGTAAAAGGCTCAATATTGATTGGCATCTTTGCGGCGACTATCGCAGGCATTTTATTGGGCGAGGTGCATCTCGACGGTGTTTTCTCAGCTCCGCCAAGTCTCGCACCACTGGCCTTTCAGCTCGATATTCTCGGTGCCCTAAAATGGGGTCTGGCCGGTGCGATCTTCTCGTTCATGTTCGTGGACTTGTTTGACTCGATCGGCACGATCGTCGCCTGCTCGTATGAAGCCGGGCATGTCGAAAAAGATGGCACGATCAAGCATATCGACAAGGTGCTTGAAGCAGATGCTGTGGCCACGATTGCTGGCTCGCTAATGGGCACCAGCACGACGACAACCTACATCGAATCGGCGGCTGGGATCGCTGATGGCGCACGCACCGGACTCGCATCCGTCGTTACGGGTTGCCTCTTTCTCGTAGGCCTGTTTTGCGCACCTCTCATCGGAGCAGTGCCTGCCTTTGCCACTGCCCCAGCGCTGATCATCGTCGGTGTCTTCATGTTTCGGAATATCAAGCAGATTGATTTCATCGACTTCAAAAACGCAGTGCCTGCGTTCCTGACAATGATCCTCATGCCACTGACGTTCAGCATCGCAACGGGTCTGACCGTAGGATTCCTATCCTATGTGATCATTGCCGTCTGCTGTGGTGACTTGAAAAGAGTCTCCCCTGTGATGTGGGTTGTCGGCCTACTATCTGCAATCAATCTGGCCGTCACAGTTGCCAACTAA
- the upp gene encoding uracil phosphoribosyltransferase → MKRFPTLTISNHPLIQHKLTYIRDKTTPKKVFKELVDEVGTLLAYEITKNLPVHTVQVDTPLETTVGHVIDSHKVVLVPLLRAGLGMVDGVLNLIPNCAICHLGLYRDHETHKPVTYYFKPMADAEERMFMMVDPMLATGGSAIASADLLKKNGAKNIKFMCLVAAPEGVEAFQHAHPDIEIFAAALDDKLNDDAYILPGLGDAGDRLFGT, encoded by the coding sequence ATGAAGAGGTTTCCAACATTAACGATTTCGAATCACCCGTTGATTCAGCACAAGCTGACCTACATTCGCGACAAAACGACACCAAAAAAAGTATTCAAGGAACTGGTAGACGAAGTCGGCACACTGCTCGCGTATGAAATCACAAAAAACCTGCCAGTGCACACAGTGCAGGTAGATACTCCACTAGAGACGACCGTGGGCCATGTGATCGACAGTCACAAGGTCGTGCTCGTGCCATTACTGCGCGCGGGCTTGGGCATGGTAGATGGCGTGCTCAACCTGATTCCAAACTGCGCGATTTGCCACCTCGGCTTATATCGCGACCATGAGACGCACAAGCCGGTGACCTATTATTTCAAGCCAATGGCGGATGCAGAAGAGCGCATGTTTATGATGGTCGATCCGATGCTAGCCACTGGTGGCTCCGCAATCGCCTCTGCCGATTTACTGAAGAAAAACGGCGCGAAAAACATCAAGTTCATGTGCCTCGTGGCAGCCCCCGAGGGCGTCGAAGCATTCCAACACGCGCACCCAGACATCGAAATCTTTGCGGCGGCCCTTGATGATAAGCTCAACGATGACGCCTACATTTTACCAGGACTCGGCGATGCAGGCGACCGCTTGTTTGGCACCTGA
- a CDS encoding uracil-xanthine permease family protein, which translates to MNDNTIGWNKKLVLGIQHVFAMFGATVLMPALTGMDPSVALLAAGIGTFIFHGVTGGMVPVFLGSSFAFIGAIKTVAGADGSGLPEALGGVICAGVVYLLMSLVIKVGGVTFMKRLFPAVVTGPVIMVIGLSLAPIGVSMASSDWLLSMVAILTIIAVSCFIKGFFKLVPILIGIFAGYAVAAILGRVDYSAMQGADSLFIGPDNFVFPTFELNAILAIMPIAIVSVMEHIGDITTNGAVVGKDFFKKPGLHRTLLGDGLATIFSGFIGGPPNTTYSENTGVLAVTKNYNPAVIRIAAVFAILLGIVSPIGSFLQTIPVAVMGGVSFILFGMIASVGIRTISNAQLDFNRSRNLIIVALILVCGLGGVQIPIGNITIEGIGLAALVGMIANLVLHIILPDDPDND; encoded by the coding sequence ATGAATGATAACACAATAGGTTGGAACAAGAAGCTGGTGCTAGGCATTCAGCATGTCTTTGCAATGTTCGGTGCGACCGTGCTGATGCCTGCCTTAACGGGTATGGATCCGAGCGTAGCGCTACTAGCGGCGGGCATCGGGACATTTATTTTCCATGGCGTAACAGGAGGCATGGTTCCGGTATTTCTGGGATCCAGTTTTGCATTTATCGGCGCCATTAAGACGGTTGCCGGTGCAGATGGCAGCGGCCTACCGGAAGCACTGGGAGGTGTAATCTGCGCAGGGGTGGTTTACTTGCTAATGTCGCTAGTGATCAAAGTCGGTGGCGTAACATTCATGAAGCGCTTGTTCCCGGCAGTGGTCACAGGCCCGGTAATCATGGTGATCGGCCTATCACTCGCCCCAATAGGCGTGAGCATGGCATCGTCCGATTGGCTACTATCCATGGTGGCGATACTGACGATCATCGCAGTCTCTTGCTTCATCAAAGGGTTCTTCAAACTGGTGCCGATCCTTATTGGAATCTTTGCGGGCTATGCAGTCGCCGCAATATTGGGTCGAGTGGATTATTCAGCCATGCAAGGCGCTGACAGCTTGTTTATCGGCCCAGATAATTTCGTGTTTCCAACCTTCGAGTTGAACGCAATTCTAGCGATTATGCCGATCGCGATCGTTTCCGTAATGGAGCACATCGGCGACATCACGACCAACGGCGCTGTGGTCGGGAAGGACTTCTTCAAAAAACCAGGCTTACACCGCACCTTACTGGGAGACGGCTTGGCGACGATCTTTTCGGGCTTCATTGGTGGCCCGCCGAACACGACCTACTCTGAAAACACGGGCGTCTTAGCGGTAACCAAGAACTACAATCCAGCGGTGATTCGTATTGCTGCGGTCTTTGCTATCCTTCTCGGCATCGTCAGCCCCATCGGCAGCTTTCTCCAGACGATTCCGGTGGCGGTCATGGGAGGCGTCAGCTTCATCCTATTTGGCATGATCGCCTCTGTTGGCATCCGCACCATCTCCAACGCACAGCTTGACTTCAACCGCAGCCGCAACTTGATCATCGTAGCACTGATTCTAGTCTGCGGGCTTGGCGGCGTCCAAATTCCAATCGGCAACATTACAATCGAGGGTATTGGCCTAGCCGCTCTCGTGGGTATGATTGCCAATCTAGTGCTACACATCATCTTACCGGACGATCCGGATAACGACTAA
- a CDS encoding outer membrane protein OmpK, producing MKELKQVCRVSLLMALGAFGVQGLSAQEVEEIGTDHRQGFLSDVVLWQDASLTYLYGKGFEVNADEQQTATIEHASGLSFGDTFLFVDFTDYRDSSDDSSYYGEFSPRFSASKIADVDASFGPIKDVLIATTYEFGKGDVESLLYGLGVDLDVPGFNYFQLNLYYRDPQNNNSRGWQLTPVFSYTMPVGESEIVIDGYIDYVFASENNDYEENLHINPQIKYNLGKLLWGDEHRLFIGVEYDYWSNKYGIKDRSYFKTDQSAYSFLLQYYL from the coding sequence ATGAAAGAACTAAAACAAGTTTGTCGTGTTTCATTATTAATGGCGTTAGGTGCATTTGGAGTGCAGGGGCTGAGCGCGCAGGAAGTCGAGGAGATTGGCACTGACCACAGGCAAGGTTTTTTGTCCGATGTCGTGCTATGGCAGGATGCTAGCCTAACCTACCTTTATGGTAAGGGATTTGAAGTCAATGCAGACGAGCAGCAAACTGCGACCATCGAGCATGCCAGTGGCTTGAGCTTTGGTGATACCTTTCTGTTCGTTGACTTTACTGATTATCGGGATTCAAGTGATGATAGTAGCTATTACGGTGAGTTCTCGCCTCGTTTCAGTGCTAGCAAAATCGCTGATGTCGATGCTAGCTTCGGACCGATTAAGGACGTCTTGATCGCGACCACCTATGAGTTCGGTAAGGGGGATGTCGAGAGTCTTCTCTATGGTCTTGGTGTCGATCTCGATGTGCCTGGATTCAACTATTTCCAACTCAATCTTTACTATCGCGATCCTCAAAATAATAATTCGCGTGGCTGGCAGTTGACGCCGGTGTTCTCCTACACGATGCCAGTGGGCGAGTCCGAGATCGTGATTGATGGCTATATCGACTATGTGTTTGCTTCTGAAAATAACGACTACGAGGAAAACCTACACATCAATCCACAGATCAAATACAACTTGGGTAAGTTGCTCTGGGGTGATGAACACCGTCTCTTTATCGGTGTCGAATATGATTACTGGAGCAACAAATATGGCATCAAGGACAGAAGCTACTTCAAGACGGATCAGAGCGCTTATAGCTTCTTGTTACAATACTACCTGTAA
- a CDS encoding DUF1080 domain-containing protein translates to MRSICLLPLFLALSLCAGEAGFKPLFDGKTLNGWKAAGSSGEGDTGAFSVNADEAAIHVYAGREQGSKQVTDCLVSDAEFSHYILKLEYQWQEHRFAPRVDWDRDAGLLFHVHGNLQKVWPLSMEMQIGESAGDKPDAKGSAGRFHTGDLFVLGKQLFADTPAVGKFYDSDVAPVTGKSIRTGLGQEKPKGEWNEMEIRIHGSEKATFILNGEVVLETFNLVQTQKDGTTLPLNKGHIGLQAEWAELMYRNIRIKELPQE, encoded by the coding sequence ATGAGAAGCATCTGTTTACTACCCCTCTTTCTCGCTCTCTCGCTTTGTGCGGGCGAAGCTGGATTCAAGCCTCTGTTCGACGGTAAAACCTTGAATGGCTGGAAGGCTGCTGGTAGCTCAGGTGAGGGCGATACGGGAGCTTTCTCAGTCAATGCTGATGAGGCGGCGATACATGTATATGCTGGGCGTGAGCAGGGCTCCAAGCAAGTTACAGATTGCTTGGTTTCAGATGCCGAGTTTAGCCATTATATTCTTAAGCTTGAATACCAGTGGCAAGAGCATCGTTTTGCTCCGCGCGTGGATTGGGATCGTGATGCCGGTTTGTTATTTCATGTCCATGGAAACCTCCAGAAAGTCTGGCCGCTGAGTATGGAAATGCAGATTGGCGAGTCTGCTGGCGATAAGCCGGATGCGAAGGGGAGCGCGGGGCGCTTCCATACTGGCGACCTTTTTGTCCTCGGGAAGCAACTGTTCGCTGATACGCCAGCGGTTGGCAAGTTTTACGATTCGGATGTAGCGCCTGTGACGGGGAAAAGTATTCGGACTGGCTTAGGTCAGGAGAAGCCAAAGGGGGAGTGGAATGAGATGGAGATCCGTATTCATGGCTCAGAGAAAGCAACCTTCATCTTGAATGGCGAAGTGGTTTTAGAAACCTTCAACCTAGTTCAGACTCAGAAAGACGGAACCACGCTTCCGCTGAATAAGGGGCATATCGGTTTACAGGCAGAGTGGGCTGAGCTCATGTATCGCAATATTCGCATCAAAGAGTTGCCGCAGGAATAA
- a CDS encoding response regulator has product MNVLLLEDEPDLSAVACEQIESRGHTVFPALDIAHAKSILEDDNIKIDILIADQQVPDGNGSHFAIETKRGASGIKVVVVSGQLSSTDVEQLEAHGVDYYNKPSLYSDIVEALIRKHFGS; this is encoded by the coding sequence ATGAACGTCCTACTACTTGAAGATGAGCCTGACCTATCCGCTGTTGCCTGTGAGCAAATTGAAAGCCGCGGCCACACCGTGTTTCCAGCACTTGATATCGCCCATGCCAAATCGATACTTGAGGACGATAATATAAAGATCGATATTCTGATTGCCGACCAACAGGTGCCAGACGGAAATGGATCTCATTTCGCTATCGAGACCAAGCGGGGGGCTAGTGGCATCAAAGTGGTCGTCGTCTCTGGTCAGTTAAGTAGCACGGATGTCGAACAGCTCGAAGCGCATGGTGTCGATTACTACAACAAGCCATCGCTGTATTCCGATATTGTAGAGGCTTTGATCCGCAAGCACTTCGGATCATAG
- a CDS encoding metallophosphoesterase family protein → MISGLFPRAGLCLLVAFAGLLPRVQAHEEQPTGLVPPHSTWLFDDDGEADEGWNTDGFDESDWQSGAAPLGYGETYLATDTLQGQQKDYFLRHSFSVKNRNAVTSLTLRARYDDAAIVFLNGVEICRTAPMKGGKVPSHEAKKFETFSELPAEALRNGTNVLAVHLLNINNKSSDIVWDAALLAGSQEVAPSDSSDDILRGPYLQNASEHGISILWRTKQPARGHVRYKQQGTDDSFFREEAIPTTEHRIRLEGLQTGTTYEYQIVSQDETLASGVHQFRTLPAQYQAVPTRIWIIGDSGTGNSNAMNVYQAYQDFAIDRPADLWLMLGDNAYAHGTDQQFQNAVFNIYTPILHNTCLWPAVGNHETLWSRIDKNPLTNNQADPYLAIFEMPTQGEGGGLPSGCELYYSFDYGRTHFICLDSQVSSRSADGAMYRWLEADLIAATDDKYDWIIAYWHHPPYTHGTHNSDTETQHIEMREVFLPLLEAHGVDLTFGGHSHTYERSLLMQGHYGRSSTYEPDVHALNVGDGRPHGDGAYRQSEHEGRGTVYTVAGSSGKTGPFRAPHLPFMVENHSTLASVIVDVDGRSLHVTTLSDQGEVLDTYRMQKD, encoded by the coding sequence ATGATTTCTGGTCTTTTCCCGCGAGCAGGCTTGTGTCTGCTTGTGGCATTCGCTGGCTTGCTTCCTCGCGTTCAGGCGCATGAAGAGCAACCGACAGGGTTGGTGCCTCCGCACAGCACTTGGCTGTTTGATGACGATGGCGAAGCCGACGAGGGGTGGAATACTGATGGCTTCGACGAGAGCGACTGGCAATCAGGAGCGGCTCCACTGGGCTATGGAGAAACATACCTCGCGACCGACACACTCCAGGGGCAGCAAAAGGATTACTTTCTGCGGCATAGCTTTAGTGTTAAAAATCGTAATGCCGTCACCAGCCTTACACTTCGTGCGCGCTACGACGATGCTGCTATCGTCTTTCTAAACGGAGTCGAAATCTGCCGCACTGCACCGATGAAGGGCGGGAAAGTGCCATCCCATGAGGCCAAGAAGTTTGAGACTTTTAGTGAACTACCTGCCGAGGCTCTGCGAAATGGCACCAACGTTCTCGCGGTGCATTTACTAAATATAAACAATAAGAGCTCCGATATCGTATGGGATGCGGCATTACTGGCTGGCTCACAAGAGGTCGCCCCCTCGGACTCGTCGGATGATATCCTGCGCGGGCCTTACCTCCAGAATGCGTCTGAGCACGGTATATCGATTCTCTGGCGCACCAAGCAACCTGCACGCGGTCATGTTCGCTACAAGCAGCAGGGCACGGACGACAGCTTCTTTCGTGAAGAGGCCATTCCGACCACCGAGCACCGCATTCGTTTGGAAGGGCTGCAAACCGGCACCACTTACGAGTATCAAATCGTATCACAAGATGAGACGCTTGCCTCTGGCGTTCACCAGTTCCGCACGCTACCAGCGCAATACCAGGCAGTGCCGACGCGTATCTGGATTATCGGTGATTCTGGCACTGGTAACAGTAATGCCATGAACGTTTACCAGGCTTATCAAGACTTCGCGATAGATCGCCCAGCCGACCTTTGGTTGATGCTAGGCGACAATGCCTACGCACACGGCACTGACCAACAGTTCCAGAATGCGGTGTTTAATATCTATACGCCGATCCTACATAATACCTGCCTCTGGCCTGCGGTCGGTAACCACGAGACCCTGTGGTCCAGGATTGATAAGAATCCTCTCACTAATAATCAGGCTGACCCTTACCTCGCGATCTTTGAAATGCCCACCCAGGGCGAGGGCGGGGGGCTGCCTTCTGGTTGCGAACTCTACTATAGCTTCGACTACGGGCGCACGCACTTCATTTGCCTAGACTCTCAAGTCAGTAGTCGCAGTGCGGACGGCGCAATGTATCGCTGGCTAGAGGCCGACCTCATCGCCGCGACTGATGATAAATACGACTGGATCATCGCCTATTGGCATCACCCGCCCTACACGCACGGCACGCACAACTCGGACACAGAGACACAGCATATCGAAATGCGTGAAGTATTCTTGCCTCTACTGGAAGCGCACGGAGTGGATCTGACCTTTGGTGGGCATAGTCACACATACGAGCGCTCGCTCCTCATGCAAGGCCACTATGGGCGGAGCTCGACTTACGAGCCCGACGTTCATGCGCTTAACGTCGGCGACGGTCGCCCCCATGGTGACGGAGCCTACCGCCAGTCCGAGCACGAAGGGCGCGGCACGGTTTATACCGTCGCTGGTAGCTCCGGAAAAACGGGTCCCTTCCGTGCGCCACACTTGCCCTTTATGGTCGAGAATCACTCTACGCTTGCCTCCGTAATTGTCGATGTGGACGGCCGCAGCCTCCATGTAACGACTCTCAGTGATCAGGGAGAGGTGCTCGATACCTATCGCATGCAAAAGGATTAG